taattattacaaatgaaGCAGTTGATTTGGCTTTTAGCCTTTCTTGGCTCATCACCtcccttttctttaaaaataaaaatataattatattaatattaatacaagagtaaaattctcaatataaatcaaatcataaagtaaaaaaaagtataatgaatttatataaaatgagataaatattcaCGTATTTAAcgtgattatatatattcataattttctttagagtgtgtatatttttttaaatgtgtaaaataaaatattaaatcaattatcttTGCATAGTAacagttttttttcttttcctttatggatttatttgaaattatgataaattgaaacataattactatttaaaaagataataccattagaaatatgtaaaataaaataatatagaataaattacaacgaacttctctaaatttgacataattataatttatttattatttgaaaaattatcaatacccttctaattttaacattagcccaatcaaattaattttcatgaggtttttatccttttatacGGTGAAGTGACAAAATGTTCTTGTTgagttgaattaaaatttaacttatattttttaaaaattttctatgaattaagtgaataatttttttaaaaatttttcatccacctcgtaagattttttatattttttgaaaaatataactagGGTAAAGTTGGTAATTTCAGACATTCgttcaagaattacataatttcacaaatatcatgaagtatttataatttttcaactacGAGGGATATTCTTGACTATGCCAAACacccattgtaatttacccaataataatatattctttaagaaatatatacgAATAACAAAGTAGTATATAACGTATGTACATCATTAAGGATGATAGTTAATTTACAGATGACGCAGAGAATACGAACGGATCACTTtcagtaataaataataaagtatgaATTAGTTCGTGGGAcctaaatattaataaatagacTTTTCAGTAATTAAATATCTCttcaactattttaattattaaattaaaatttaagttaatcTCGCGTCCATTGCGCGTCATGATTCCTATATAAACCCCCCCCTACCACTCTCCACCCATTCAACTCAAATCTCCAAAGCATATCAGTTTCGGTTTCactttgcatttttctttgtcAATATCACTCACGATTCCGATACAAGTGATTGAAAAATGGCTGATGAAGTGAAGAATTACCATCACCACGAGAGCAAGACCGATGAGCCATGCGAGGCCGCCCCCGCCAAGACTGAGGAATATGCGGCGGTGGAGAGCAGCGATCGTGGGCTGTTCGATTTCATGGGGAAGAAAGAGGAGGAGAAGAAGTGCGAGGAGGAGGTGATCGCCACCGAGTTTGAAGAGAAAGTTCAGGTTtgtgaggaggaggaggagaagaaagaagaacagGAGAAGAAGCACGAGGGATTGCTTGAGAAGCTCCACAGGAGTAACAGTTCTAGCAGTTCTGTAAGTTGAGATCATCAGATCACATCATATGTATATTTGGTcatgatttaatttacttGATCATGCACAATTCTCATATGATCTTAAGATGTTGTACATAGTACTGGATCATAGGAAATCTTTATTCattacttttttgtttaactTCACAACCACGGCAAGTATATTGTActtgttttataattgatttgattttatttaaaattggtCCCGGTTAGAATTTTCACTGGATAATCATGTACATGCATTTTTGCTATTGAGGATCatgtatttatttcattttactgTATTGTATTGCAGTCGAGTGACGAGGAGGAGGTAGAGGAAGGtggagagaagaagaagaagaagaagggtcTGAAGGAGAAGATTAAGGATAAGTTGTCTGGagagaagaaggaagaagagaagGCCGATGAGGTGAAGTACGAAGACACTGCTGTGCCAATTGAGAAGTGTGATGATGCGCCAACTCACCATGAACCCGAGGAGAAGAAAGGGTTCCTAGATAAGATCAAGGAGAAGCTCCCCGGCGGCAAGAAGACCGAGGAAGTTGCCGCTCCGCCCCACCATGCTGCCGAGTGCGCCACCACTCCGGAAGCTGAGGGGAAGGAGAAGAAAGGGTTCTTGGAGAAGATAAAGGAGAAGATCCCAGGGTACCACTCCAAGAGCGatgaggaaaaggaaaaggagaaagagggTGCATACCACTAAGAAAGCAAAAAATGTTTGGTTTTCCTTTCAATAATTTGTGCTTTTTGGATTGTCATTGTGCTCTGTTTGGCTGGTTAATTTCTTGATGGGCTTCAATGTATtctatttctctttcttcaaaaaaaaaaaaaaagtttttttattttgttgaaaaaaatgtatgttaAGTGCTTTTGTTAtgtgcttatatatatatgcatataaggaattaaagtttgattagggtattttgttgttttataattGTGTTCTAAGTTGTAGTTTGCGACTTGCACAGTTTTTTTAATGGATTGATTACTTTCTTTGTTtgtaatttagtttttatgatcaaattatattttttattattgttttattgtatttaatatatacattctATGGGtgcaaaaataacataatttaatgATTCTTTACTTTCTGCAAAGGCAAAGGTGGATTAGAGGTATAGTTATAATATTGTGAACATGAAGGTGATTTGTACATCAGAGATACTAGAATTTTTCATGAGTAAAATGGGGTTGATTAGATTCTAAaatagtgtaattaattaagattggATTGAGAAAAAATGGTTTTGCTTATGCATTCATTCGTGAAAAAGGATAAGATGATGagattgtttttgttttttgtgatGATGACAAGCGTTTAGGTATGGAGAAGGTGTGCTTTATAATGTATGATGAGGGCCCTTATTTTTTGAGgaatttactattatttattttgaaaaattctgaGTGGTTGCATATGATGAATGGGGTAGCAGGTAGAAAGTAATGTAAATGAAGGTATGGGAATAGTAGTGGTTGAGATGGGGGCCTGTCGGGGCTAATTTAGCATTTACTAGTTGTAAAGGCTAGaaacatttatttttgc
The window above is part of the Sesamum indicum cultivar Zhongzhi No. 13 linkage group LG2, S_indicum_v1.0, whole genome shotgun sequence genome. Proteins encoded here:
- the LOC105177980 gene encoding dehydrin ERD14-like, whose protein sequence is MADEVKNYHHHESKTDEPCEAAPAKTEEYAAVESSDRGLFDFMGKKEEEKKCEEEVIATEFEEKVQVCEEEEEKKEEQEKKHEGLLEKLHRSNSSSSSSSDEEEVEEGGEKKKKKKGLKEKIKDKLSGEKKEEEKADEVKYEDTAVPIEKCDDAPTHHEPEEKKGFLDKIKEKLPGGKKTEEVAAPPHHAAECATTPEAEGKEKKGFLEKIKEKIPGYHSKSDEEKEKEKEGAYH